The genomic region ATAACATCACCTTTCAtaactaaatgaaatatataaattttgcgAAATTAACTTGACCAAGAGATAGACATGAGAATGCAGTTGATGCAGTAAAACGTCAGTAAACTACTTCATGAGCCAAACAACATTGAGATCATTCATGGAATCTTATAACACTTGGCTCTATGGTAGATGATAGCACACTATGCTTTtatttaggcttattataccaacactcactacacttaaaAGGTTTCACGCTCTCCCTGTCATTCAACTCGCAATTAATAGACAACAACCGAACTATGCAGTCTCgataaatgcattttgtttttgtgatttctcctatttcaaaaaataaagcgTAATGTGACACATACACTGGATGTTGTGTAGgttaaatagttaattaattgGTTTAGTTTAATCGCAAAAAACCTGAttatccacatatatatataataagaataGCTGGAATTCTAATATTTGTTACATTACGTGGTTCATAACGAAGAACTTACTGTGTTCTTCATTTAAAAAGATTTCTTCCTACAATTAATGGATTTTATCATTCCATACGTAAGACACACAAGCAAGAAGAATAGTTAGACGTCAAGTTGTTAAATCtaagtttataaattaaacagttggaaacgtTTTTTTATCATCAGATATTCAAATAGCTTTCTTAATTAGAATATTTCTActactttgttttgaaaatataactttaaattaattaaagtttaccTGCGTCACCAGAGTAATTACTGACATGTAATCTATACAAGTAGTTTTCGTTTTCTATCCAAAACTCCCGATAGATGGCAAACTTTTCGTTTTCTTCTTTATCCTTTAAATCAAACCTGATTGAATAATTTCCTTGATTTGTTAGAGCATAGATCCGATCGTTTCCTGGAAATTAATAATGAAACCTTTCGATTTTACACAAAGTTTATTTCGTAGTAAATGGAGggaaacatttaaattatgaaagatcattttaaaattaacattacaaacaacaacatgaacCCCAATAATTAAAACGTTACAACAAACTTGTGTTTTGTAACTAAGAAGGGTTTACGGATTAAGATAATTCTGTTAGTTATCCAACAAAGACTTTGTCAGAAGAGACAAGAATAATTAACGTCTTTACTACATATTGTTGTTACATCTTTAAAGGAACAATGATTTTTATCTTGTACCTCTGAACAATGATTAAAAAGTCTAATTTAATTTATCCAGCCAGTACGCCTTCAATATACTAAAAATCATATGTTTTAAACTAAGATCAGAACCTACCAAGCCAGAACTCTTTCTTAATATCTCCAAATCCAACTTTGTAATCTGCCCAAGGTTTGAAAAAGTAGTCCTTTGGGTTTCCGTGGTTTCCTCGTCTTTGGATTACCTTATAAACAGAAAAatgattatttaagtttgttgtaataattaaacttattacacatgtttttacatataacacTTTTCTATTTTCTATAATACACGTTACTTATAGTCCAGCCTCCCCCATCAGTAGTCATGTCACAGTAAACATAGAAACTTCCGGTAGTCATCCATGACCTGGGCCAGATACGGTACGATCCACTGGTAGAATGTCCATTATGTAGAATATGTGCACAGTCTGTTGGTCCAGGAGACGAAAGGGGACATGTGTGGTTCGTTTTTTGGTTGATTAGATGTTTTTCTAAGACAGAAAGAAATAATCTTAACCTATCCAAGGTtacgttttacatatatatatgtaaatgaataaaaaatttcatttattaaatgttatttgcaCATAATGTTTCTACATTTTGTCATAGTAACGTAGTTTCTGTTCAGTAACGTCACTGTAAATAGTTTTAAACGTGTAGCAAACTTCGTATGTTTTACACAAAGTTATAGATAGCTACATATTAcacaagttattatttaattgGTACACTCTAAACTGTATAGTTAGCACACTTGTTATTACCTGATTATATTAcgtagagaaataaaactaatttatttattgttgtagatGTTATGTTAAAACGATTATCGCAACATTTTTATTCCCAGTAAATATTTAGAATCGAAcccttaaaatttatttatctacttattattttaactttaattgtaACAACATtctcacaatattttattttgttttagcttGTAAAGAGAAATGAAGATTTAACATTAATATGATAAAGTAAACATCTACATAAACATAAAACACTAGATTTTAATTTCCAATCAGAAAAGTGACGTTCGTTTGTctcataacaacaaaaaaaagaaagaaaaccattTAGTTTGTGTTATGTTTACCAAAGGACATCAAATAATAAACTATAGAAATGTTCATGAACATAAATtccatatattaaacaataatacttattgtgtacaACTGAACATCCATCATATGTATGAAAATCATCATTCaacaagtaacaataataatattgtgttattatattttaatattttttattatgatattaccTGTAAATATAGTACAGAGAGCATTTGGACTAAATGATTGCCATGTTATATACAATGATGTTATGTACAAGATAATATATaaggtttttttaatataatgaattcTAACAACATTTAGTGATAAGAATTATTTACACCTCTAGATAAACTGGCATGAGACGTTTTACCTTTGGCTTTGAGGTTTTCTTTGGCCAGAGAAACTAGAACGTCAATGGACTCAACTATTCCGGTTATCGACTTCTCTTCACACTGTTTCGTGACGAACTCTGATCCAGAACTTGTACCAACCatataaacaaaccaaataaagacGGATGTCATTATTTTTGGAGACTTATTTTCTGCTTACtgtaaaatagaaacattatgtAAAATTTCTTTCCGACAGACGTAATATAGAATAatgtactaaatataaaatacacacacacacatgtatatagaAAGAGTACCTTGACGATATTATGGAAAAATATAAACTAACTACAATATATGAAAAATTTACTGAATGTATATTTGACATGAAGTCGatacatttaacatttaatttcttttagatacctagagtttagtttgttcggtttgaatttcttataagctacactagggctatctgcgctagctgtccctaatttcgcaatgtaagactggatacaaggcagctaattatcaccacccattgccaactcttagcccactattttaccaacgaatagtgggattgatcaaaacattataacgactccacagctgaatgtttggtgtaacgtggaCTCGAAtccgcggattacgagtcaaattcATTAACCACCTGGTTAACACACAAATAACACAACCTGTCTGATCGATTGAAACAATAACAGGAATGACATTGATATATCCTTGGGTGTTCTTGTTGTACATGTAGTCAgctatatgattttagttacatttttcaaAAGAGTTATATGTATTGTGATGTAGAAGTGTATCACGTACAGTTTTTactataacagaaagaaataaaaaaaaacagcaaagaaTCGACTCCAACAGTTTCTTAACCCACAATTATTCTTATAAAGTACTTTATTTTGAAACCAAATATTTCCATTCTCTCTGACACTGATTATGTTTCAATGTAGatttttctgaaataatgtttGAATGTTTAGATATTCAGTAATGTCTAATATTTCTTCCACAGACtgtggttcagtggtaagtctgaggaaCTATAAAGTGAGTTTCGATACTCTAGGTGGACACACCACACCACACGTAGCCTATTgtaaagctttgtgtttaacaagaaataaacattcCTCAAATGAcgaagaattattattatatttattagtcacaatacaaaaagttttatatatggaATTAAATACTTCAGTAATAGACTATCCGTcaaatatcaacaatataaaatgaaacttacCTCCTAAAACGAGTTTTCGTTGATATAACTGCCTTCAGTAActgatgtattttaaaataagatgatGTTTTAACCTTAGACAACAAAATCTCGAAAGAACGGAGTATCTGTCAAAGTCTCGTGAACTTGAGTTGTTTTAACTTGTGTTCTCTGTCTAATCACGTGCTTCAAATTCACGTGGTCAAACTTCACAACTATCACTGATGGTATtcagatatgtaaataaacaataacaaactatAACTTCAACTAATAAGAAATATAATCTAATGTTTTAAGAATACTTTTAaatcttctgtttttatttaacaatgttctctaagtttttatatcttgaAATTGCTTGGTTGTTTTTCGAAGGTTTGAGGTTACAATTTTTCAAGTGTGTCAGGACGTGTCTCCACTTGAGTACCGatattgttctttgtttcctttcTATAAGAtcctttcattatttaaatactgCACTTGTTGGACATCTAGCCATTGAATTACTTCTTGTTagctttatattgaataatacttAAAAATTGCAACCAAATTTATAACttgaatactttaaaaacatGTAGAGATATTTGAGATCATGTGGAAAACATAAGAACTGTAATTTGAGAAAACAAACGATAAAGTTAAGCATACATTCTTCATAGGTAGCTGTtggaaaacaactttattttaccaCACCACAAcacaattaataacatttaactaCAGTAGCTGTTGAAACTGATTtataagaatacattttaaaatgaagatAAGAGATGGAAGCACTGTTCACATCAAGTTATTGTTCAATATGGTCCCTTTTATGCCATTTTCCTTCCTATATTATCCACTGTCATTAAAATAAGTTGAGATGTATTAACGTACTCAGAAATaacttctatttaaatatttgctgttttgaTCCAACAAAGAATGTTTAGACAGAGTTGGCACATTTGGTTTGTGATCTGTAAAAGACTGAAAATTTCTGTTGAAGGAAAGGagacaatgtttcaacttttataTTGTGGGCTTCGagttttatttcaacaaacaGTGAGAGTCTACAGAAGTTATCCAGATCAGGAATGGTATGCTTTTGATAAGTTATGAACTCGATTAATTCGGGCGTGTGTTTTATCAaagctttttaaatatttatacctcCTCAATTCTTCATTTACCATCAtgaacaaatattcaataataaatattgagaagataaaaaataaaataaagtttgtgattaatattgttaaagatccattttatttttacagtgttGATGGGaatgatgttaaaaatacagtgatCATTTTTTTGTGCCACATggtgttattttcattaatgtttgagaaaataaactgtgattgttttgttctttcatttaacatatttttcttctaGATAAATTAGCAATAAAGAGTTGTTATTCCaataatttcttttgtaacaatAGTTTTGGAGAGctcctaaataaacaaaaacagtttttgtttaattttatttctgttgttgattaacaagatatagagTAGTGTTGACATCATTGTTGAAGGAAGTTCATATTTTTTAGTAATGCAGGAGGATAAAGCAATATGCCGAGTCATCTAGTGACCAGCCCTCCTGATGTGATGAGAAAGGATCGAAATGCATTGAAAAGATACTTAAGTACGTACATCATATATTTAACACgtataaaaaaatctgtttatatttatCGTAATATCAAAATTATGCAAGGTGGAGAAATCTTTAGCAATAGTCCCAGATGTCAGGGGCTGTTAGCTTACGTGATCAGGTTGGTAGTATACGAAACACTTGCTCTTTTTGAAATCTTTGAATTATTTTGCTGGAAATACTTGCTATCTgtttagtgtattataaatatacatatatacgtataataTATTACACACAATAGTTTGAATAGTAGGTTTTCGATGAGAAACTCAATAGAGTTAATTTTCGGCACTTTTACTATTTGAAAATCATGgtaatgaacagaaagaaaatattgtaaagaaatcaatattttctgtttaagatAAAGTTTGTGATGCGAATGAGTAAAAAGACAGATTAACGAACCTGATTGTTAGTAACAATATGATATTCTGTATCGGTGATATTTCTGTACGTAGTAGATCAGACAATAGTACATTGAACATTTACaggtttatattaacactataaaatgttttgagtaggtgtgtattattaaataatacaaacaatgtatatttaCTAGTATTCTTCTATATAAACAATATCATTACCCAATATCGTTATAAACTTAACCAACATACCTTACTTAGGAAACCTTTAATATGTAGAAATTGTGTATTCTAAACTCTCGATAGAGGACGACAGTTTTTCATCTTCTTTTTATCTCAGATCAAATTCGATGGAGTAAGTTCCTTGATTTATTGAACTAAAAATCCAATAAtttcttatgaaaataaattataataattaattgtatttgtgaaattatttttaaaagaaataaaattattaattagttaatacaaaCGATATTAATGGTCCCATAATAATTTGTAAGATTAAGATTTGTTGATTAAAATTTCCAACATCTATCAGTgacaaactatttaaatattattttgtcttgattcaggcccggcatggccaagcgcgttaaggcgtgcgactcgtaatctgagggtcgccggttcgcattctcatcgcgccaaacatgctcgccctttcagccgtggtggcgttataatattacggtcaatcccactattcgttggtaaacgagtagcccaagagttggcggtgggtggtgatgactagctgccttcctctagtcttacactgctaaattagggacggctagcacagatagccctcgagtagctttgtgcgaaattcaaaaacaaaacaaacaaactgcctTGATTCAAAGTTCAAAAGATTTATAGAAAAATTAGAAAGAAGTTCACCAGTTGACAGTTATTTGCAATATTTTAAAGACTGAATAAATACACTACAAAATGGATTCATTATAATCATAACGAGTTGATCAAATCTAAATAGAGCATAAGGTACAttatgatgaagagaaacccagttgaagtaaaaatatattctaacaaCAACtagtatgggtgttaaaactctaattataaagaaattacagAATAGTCGTCTTCAGAGCACATAGGGTAGGTTAATTCTAAATACAACATGGAGtggattatttttaaatactaaattgtACGAGCCagttctaaatacaatatattgaaaatttatttataagtacCGTCCTGTATATctttaaataaacagaataaaatatattatatctaTCTGTCTATACTTTATCTTCTGAATAGTTTTACACCAGTTTACTTCATTTTGACCAATAAGTACAAATTAAGTATTAATTTCATAAACTGCAAATAAGAATTTCATTTGTCTGGTAAAACAGCCTCTCAGGAGCACAGAgaaaacctagtttcgatacaACTGGTGAGCTAAGCACATAAATTAATAAGtcacaaaaaagaacaaaaataaacgtCTTCAATAAAGCTCATACACTTACACAGGCATCGGATATGTTTCTTTTCTCGTGATGGGTGCAAGACAGAGAGCCGATTCTGTAGCTTTcggcttaactacaaacaaagaagttAACTAAAGTACTTTATGAATAGACTGTATGATTTATTACAACACACAATACTATTGTTTaatagttaaagtaaaaaaacaatataacttcTGTCAGATTTAACGATACCAtcattcaacaacaaaaataataacattaacgaATTGAACCAGATGATTCAATAAGAAAATCGTTCTGAGCAAGATGATGTAAGTCTTTGATCGAAAACTTGGACAAACCAagtaaacaaatcaaataaagaGAAATCCCGTCTTATTTATATACTTCGTTTTCTctatattgtattataaataacattgtaataGTAAggcctaaaataaattattttatgaaatataaaaaaatggtaTACAAaggaatttaaataaaacaataaacaaacaacataactCTTATAATGACATGATAAAAAGCTTCagtatataaaagtttttataagaGTAACTCGTACATGGAGTAGATACATTTAACCTGTAGTTATAATTCTaatatttctttctgaaattatttttgtgtaggaaagtttaataacaatgtaacaatgtttatcaTTAAGAGTCTAGTTAAGAATAGTTCCGGGaagttaatgtataaaaataaacaacatttgttaaAGTATGGAGAACTGAAACAACCATACTTTTGTATTTATACTGAAACAATTACAGGATTAATATTGACACAAATCAGGAACTCCTTGTTTCACACAtacttaaaataatagtttttatttatcatacGCAATAAAGTTATATAATCCAGAAGTGTCTCATCCATAATTTCCATGGAAAGCCCTCtgttagtacagtggtaagtctgcggatttacaacgacGTTTaattcccgtcggtgggctcaggagataacccaatgttgctttgttataagaaaacacatacattttCTGTAGAACATTACCTAAACGTGTAATCCAAACTCGTGAACCACAGGTCTTCCAATAAAGTACtttgtttctaataaaatatgttCCAGCTTTTTTTTGTCTTCAAGTTGATCAAATATCAAATACTTTAATGTTGTTACAATGTCAAACTGATCCaagaaagttaatatttaattatttatagttttgtttacacaacaaaataaatttaataaaataaaaaaacaaacgatatatagttatatatataacgatatatacatagtaataaatattattaatgaatagccacaaataaaataaattatctttcaaaGAGAGTTTTCTTTTCGTCTCTACACCGTTAGGAAcaagtctgttttgttttaatctgaGACAATAACGTTATACAAATAATGTTGTATGAACGTTGCTCATTCACGATTTTCATCTCCACAAGCTCATCACGTGATCATAGTTCTATACCACTGGGTGAGCTAGAGTCACGTGATCACAGTCCACATCTGTTAgtgatattataaaaacatgtaaataaatcatGAAGACCTGAACTTTAATCCAGTAAGGAATGTAGTTCAGAGACAAATAATTGTACAATGTAAACAACcagatgtttaacattatttgaagAACTTATGTTTCGTGTTGTGAAATTTTGTTCTCTGAGCATAATTTAATGTTAGataactttgtttaaaacataaaattcgaagtaacaataaatataatataatataataatatttttgtaattaatttcttCCAGAACTTACTTGAGTTCtgagaaataaatacagtttgttgtcagttttatacttgtttttgtttaaataattattgtaaaatcgTAAAATGGTCTCCGTTTTATAAacgatttaaatgttttaataattcctaaatttataaaactgaagATATTGTAATGTAAAGAAAATGACAAATGTTAATAGTGTATGGGTAAATTAAAGTTAACATACTTGTGAACAGGATGTGAATGGTTGTAAAGTTGTAATGATGATCAGTTTGATTAATTTACCCTACCTAgcttcattaatttattatttcttctgtttCTATCGTATATTATCTTGTAgttaattagtttcttttattagaATACGTTTAATcgttaagtttatttaactatctAAACCTTGTAATATAAGAACAAATAGATGAAATATGTCTAAATAAGAccctgtaaaatattttacatatcatAGAATTAAGACCATGGATGAAGTTACACAAGATGGAAATAAAGGTCTGAAAACAAAGTTACACTACtgatatttaacatgattaaaGAGTTTAATAATAATGCTTTTTTCTTAAGACTTTATTTGTCTAAAGCCTAATGATTTTGTGTATTAACATACGcatacaatttttttatgtttacaataaaatacagatataaagtatagaGTAGGCTgcataaattatatgtttaatgtccacttttataaaaacagtacaCCCAGTGCATATACAGGTATTAATATCACAATATGGTGTTTAAAACATATCTGTAATTAttcaatttcaacatttttttcaacACGTTAGATCGAGATACATTTCAGGaaagttaaaaacttataaattattaaaatttgttatcaattatttatgtattataagaaaacctaaaataactaaatatcttaatactgtaaaaattataaatattttaagctttATCCCAGACACCAACTATCAATCGTACGTTCGTATCCTACAACCAAACACTTTCTAACTTTAAGCGGCACAAAGATATTATCCTATTATACGATTAAAGTAACCCGAAAATTGGGGTGAGTATTCGTAACTAGTTGGTTTCTGCTTAGTTTCTTAGTTTGACATGTCTAGGTGgcaaaggcactcgactcgtaatctgagagtcgcgggttcgaatccccgtcgcaccaaacatgctcgccatttcagacctgagggcattatatgtgacggtgaatcctacactttgttggtaaaaaagtagcccaagagctggcggtgggtgttgattactagctgctctccctctagtttacactgctaaattggggacggctagtgcagatagccctcgtgtaattttgtgagaaattcaaaaacaaacaaacaatctaatatatctgtttaaaattaGTAACACATAGGTCAGATAAaccacgtgtagctttgtacaacaTTTGACAAATAATtatagaataaatttatttattggtgaattattttcttgtttaattgaagttaaattattaatttattttgataataaaatcaaCATGAATGGGATTTTATCTGTAAGCTTTAGTCTTAATGAAAACGGGAAAGAAAATAAGTAGAAATTGTTGCTATTGTTCCTGATCACCTATAAGCTTGGCTTGATAATAGTGTCTAACAAACAAAATGTGGCAAATGAAAGTGAAATGTTGTATGtggcatttaaaaataattgtcgGTGTTAGTGATATTATACATGTAAGGAAAGCATAGCAAATAGAAGCCAACAGAGATTTATACAAAATCAATTGGATGATGCAAACTGTGTGAAAATgacgtttttttaaattattgtcgtTTTTTTACAAGATAATTTTATCAGAAAAGAACAAGCTTGTAGAGTTTAAACATTGTGATAATATAGCTGGAATACATAAACAAGtagttaaacaaatgtttaagtgATATTGAATAATTGTTCTGGTTTATCAATTGTTACTTTGTCAGGTCAGGGATTACTACAAAGTACTTAGTTTTGAAACATATATGTTCTTAACTTTCGTGAGAAGAACACGAATGTCACTAACTTTGAAACATATATGTTCCTAACTTTGGTGAGAAGAACTCGAATGCCACTTTTAAAACtagatttatactttattattttacactttatactgaagtttatttttcatatataaataaatgggcctggcatggcctagcgcgttaaggcgtgcgcttcgtaatctgagggtcacggttcgcatccccgtcgcgccaaacatgctcgccctttcagccgtggggacgttataatgtgacggtgaatcccactattcgttggtacaagagtagcccaagagttggcggtgggtggtgatgactagctgtcttccctctagtcttacactgctaaattagggacggctagcggagatagtcctcgagtagctttgtgcgaaattccaaaacaaacatataaataaatacatcatgaaatttttttaagattttaatatatgttacgcCCTCCCATCTTCATCAGACTTTGTTCATTATAAAGTAGAGACCAACCTATGAAAGtctataacttttgtttttcacttttttacatCAAACTTTAGTTGGATTAAAACGTTGTTATACTGACAAGAAAGTTATATCTCTGTCTGTGGCCGGGTATgtccaggtaggttaaggcgctcaactcgtaatccacgGGTCGTGGgatagaatccccgtcgcaccaaacaacctcgccctttcagccgtgggggttctaatgtgatggtcaatcccactattcattggtaaaagtaggttggttagagtaaaatatatatgtaattgtagAGATTGTTTTATATTGCGCAGTACGCATATTATTCAATAAATGGCGTAACCTATGGAATTAATACTTTTAGATTCTAtgtgttatgttttaaaacatttaaattgtatgtttacatcaactatttaagtttattttattaaatcattcaGCACAGATTTATGTTTTTGTctgaataaaaactgtattatagATTTTCTGTTATCAGCGTTTTCTTTAAACGCTCGTCAATTAAGACGTGATGTTGGCCATCAGCTCTTAGAAGAACAAACAAGAATCAGTTGATTTATTACGTTTAGCTACacccataaaaatataattttaaataagtagTCTAAATTAGATGATATAGCTTCTAAGATAAACGATTTAGTATTCAAATTTGCTTATTCAACTCCAGTATTCTTCTGTTCAATACATGTGTattgttatagtttgtttgtttgtttttaaatttcgcacaaagctactcgagggctatctgtgctagtcgtccctaatttagcagtgtaagactagagggaaggcaactagtcatcaccacccaccgccaactcttgtgctactcttttaccaacgaataatgggattgaccgtcacattacaacgcccccacggctgaaagggcgagcatgtttgatacgacggggatgcgaactctcgaccttcagattacgagtcgcacgccttaacacttagggccatgccgggccgtatttgTTATATAAACTTGAATTTCTTGTTCAGTACCCATTCTGTGTTTGTCcacataaatatcttattttcttatttattttcatgtatactTCATCTAGTCTACACCACAGGGTATTTGGTTAAGCTGATTTCTGtaagttttataagtattattatttcaCCCTGTTAGACGCCTCGGAGTtcagtttcttcagtttatttcGCTGTTATAAGAGCCACATTTTGATTCTGGAGAAGTTTtaactgtgaaaataattttggaacGTAATTTAACTTCCTGATATAtcttaattatttcacttttcgCCTGTAATTACATTGGCACTCAGTCATGTACAAAACCaactaaatatgtatttaacataCCTTGGACATCGTAAACA from Tachypleus tridentatus isolate NWPU-2018 chromosome 1, ASM421037v1, whole genome shotgun sequence harbors:
- the LOC143229563 gene encoding techylectin-5A-like, with translation MTSVFIWFVYMVGTSSGSEFVTKQCEEKSITGIVESIDVLVSLAKENLKAKEKHLINQKTNHTCPLSSPGPTDCAHILHNGHSTSGSYRIWPRSWMTTGSFYVYCDMTTDGGGWTISNVYYRK